From Nocardia sp. NBC_00416:
CGGCGAAGGTTCCGCCGTCGCGGACCGGGGTCAGGCCACACACCTGCCGGGGCGTGGTGTCGACGACCGCGTCCCAGCCGATCCCGGCACTCGTGACGAAGTCGGCGCCGAGGCTCCGCACGAACTGTTCGTCCGCTTCTCGGGCCAGGCCGGTCACCCGCCAACCGCGGTCGGGTGCGAGGGCGGCGACGTTGGCCCCGATCGCGCCGGCCGCGCCGGTCACCAACAGCCGATTTCCGTCGGTCGGCGCCTCGCCGATCAGATCGACGATCTGCGCCGCACTCAGGCCGCTGAGCGGCACTGTAGATGCCGTGACCAGGTCGAGCCCGTCGGGTACGACGGCGAGATCGGCGGCGGGCACGACGAGCTGTTCGGCGTAGGTGCCGAAGTCGCGGTCGAAACCGAGGACGACACCGGCGACCCGGGTGCCTACGGACAGGTTCACGCCCGGACCGACGGCGTGCACGGTGCCGGCGAAGTCCCAGCCCAGGCCGGTGTGCGAAGGCTGGTTGATCATGCCCAGCTCGTGGAAGAACCCGCCCACGACACCGAGGTCGGTGGGGTTGACCGGCGTAGCCGCGACCGCGACCCTGACCTCACCGGGGCCGGGCTCGGTGAGCGGGATGTCGATGATCTCGATCGAGTCGGGTCCGCTCGGAGTGCGGACGACGGCGGCCCGGAAAGTAGGTGTACTCATGTTTCGCTCCTCTAGGGTCGGTTCCGATGAGCTCGACAATGGCCCCGGGGTTTTGGAAGGTACTTGGAGCCGACTTGGAACGCTGTAGCCGGTACGTGTGTCACTTGCCGAACGCGGGGTCAGTCTTGCTGTCAGGGCGAACCAGGGCTGCCGAGAGCTTGATCGGCGTATGCCCGGGCGTCGGCGGACCAGCGTGGAGCGTGCCACCGGTCGGCGATGGCGGCGGCCCGGGTGAAGTGGGCGGCGGCCTCGTCGTGCCGACCGAGGAAGAGGGCGAGTTCGCCGAGTGTGTGGGCGACCGGGCGCAGGGCCAGTGACACGGTTTCAGCGCCTGCCGGGGGTCCGTCTCGATGCGGAAGCAGGTCCGCATATATCTGCTCGGCCGCGTCGCGGTCGTTCGCGGCGATCGTCGCCAGGGCGCGCAGGCTGGTCAGGAAGGTGAAGAAGAAGTCGGACCGGATCGGGGCCGGTGCTGCGTCGGAGCGGCGGGCCTCGTCGCCGCGGCCGGCGGCGTGAAGGGCGAGGGTGAGCAGGTCGGCGACCATGGGGCCGAGTGCCTTGTGGAAGGCGCGCACGTCGTCGAGGTGGTCGCCGAGCGTGCCGTCGCCGATCCAGATCGCCGCCCGTGCGAGACGGAGGAAGCCCGCGGCGTGCACCGATCCGGCGCGTTCCATGCGTCCGGTGGCCTCGGCGTAGCGGCGTTCGGCATCGGCGAACCGGCCCTCGATGAGCACCAGCGTCGCCAGTGCGATCTCGGCGGCGCCGATCGCCTCCGGCATCCGGTAGGTGCGAGCGAGGTCGAGCGCTTCTTCGGTGACGCGGCGCATGGTTGCCGGGTCGTTGGCCGCCGCGGCGTTCGCGGCCTGGTCCAGCAGCCCGGTCACGCGGTAGACGGGTAGGTCGTGTTCGACACCGATCTCCACCAGCTCACGGGAGTATTCCTCCCGTCCGGACGCGCGTGCGAGGATCAGCAGCGCTGCGGCGCGGAGGCGGGGATCGGCCGCGAGTTCGAGAGCTTCCTTTCCCGCCGCGACGACCGTCGGATCGTCCTCGCCCACCAGTTCGTGGGCGTAGGCGATGAGAAGGTGGGAGCGTGTGCCGGAGGCGAGGCCGGGCCGTTCGAGCAGGCGGGCGAGACGTTCGACTATAGGGTGGTCGACCGTGCCGTATGGGCGGGCTTGCCAGGGGGTGGGTTCGGTCCAGGCGGTGAACGCGGCGATCATCAGGTCCTCGCGCCCGATCGAGTCGGCGTACTCCACGGCCTGCTTGCGTGTGTCCCTGGCCGCGGCGAAGGATCCGGCCCGGACCTGCGCGCGCAGCAGCCTGCCGAGGAGGTCGACGTGTTCATCCGGGTCGCCGGAGAAGGTGGCGGCATCGGTGAGGAGCGAGGCCGCCACATCGTGGGCATAGCGTGCCTCGGCCAGCTCGGCGGCGCGCACACAGTAGCCGACGGCCTTCGGCGACCCCGCGCGCGCGTAGTGATGGGCGAGCGCCGCGATATCGCCCGAACCTTCCAGTGCCGCGGCGATCCGAGCGTGCATCCTCGTGGTCCGTATCCGACTGACATCGGTCACCAGGGTGTCGCGGACCAGCGTATGCACGAACCGGACCCGCCCCGGTCCCGGTTCGTCGAGCAATCCGGCGATGACGCCCGCGTCCAGTGCGTTGAGTACTCCGTCCTCGTCGGTGTCGGCGGCCCGGACGAGCACGTCCACCGAACTCTCCCGGCCGGCCACCGCGGCCAGCCGCAGGACGGAGACTCCGCTCTCGGGGAGCCGGGCGAGCCTGCGCCGCAGCACATCTCGGACACCGTCGGGGACCTCGGAGAGCGCGACCAGCGCGCCCTCCCCGTGCAGCAGACGCGCGCTCTCCCGCACGTAGAAGGGGTTGCCGCCGGTCCGCTCGGCGATCCCGGCCACGGTCGCGTCGTCGGCCGCGCATTCGGCACGCACGAGCTCGGCGACAGCCTCGGCAGGTAGTCCGGGTAGGTCCAGTCGCAGCGGCGCGGCTCGGGCGAGTGACCCGAGGGTGTCGGTGAGCCGCTCACTCTCGTCCCCGCGATACGCCGCGACGATCAGGATCGGGGCCCGCACACCGACGCCACCGCCGAGCAGGTCCAAGGTTGTGCCGTCCGCGCAGTGCAGATCGTCGAGAATCAGCGCGATGGGACGTGCCTCGGCGGCTGCGGTGAGCCAGTTCCACAGTGCCCGGCGCAGCCGGAAACGCCCGGCCGTCGCATCTCCGGTACCCGATGCGGAATCGCAGAGCAGCGGGGCCAGCTCGCCGGGCGGCTCGCCGGACCGGTAACTCGCCGCCACCGCCCGCAGGGCCTCGACCCACGCCCACGCGGGCGGAGCGCTGTCCAGCTCGGGACAGCGCCCGGCCGCCATGAGCCACCCGTGCTGTCCGAGCCGCGCGCCGAAGTGCTCCAGCACTGTCGATTTGCCGAGCCCAGCATCCCCTGTGACGAGCACGACACGAACCCCGTCGGCGGCGGCCTCCTCCGCGGCGGCCATCAATGCCGCGAGTTCGCGATCGCGGCCCACGAACGCACCGGCGCGGGGCCCGCCGTTCGACGACTCGACCGATCTCAGCTCTGCCGCTGTCGAGTCCGATTGTTTCCCTGGCGTTTTTGTGGCATCGCATGCCCGTTCCGCGATGGCGTGCGCTCCGGAACCGGCGGACTTCGGAGGGCTGTCGATGGGCAGAACTTCCGGCCGCGGGTATCGCACGGAAGTCGGCGGCACGGCGGCGCGCAGGATATCCGTGCGCTGGGCGAGGATCGCCGCCTCCAGTTCCACCAGATCCGGGCCCGGATCGAGCCCCAGCTCGTCGGCGAACGTCGCGCCCGCCCGGCGCAGCACAGCCAGCGAGTCGGCTCGACGACCGCTGCCCCACAGCGCGAGGGCCAGCATCCGCCAGCCTTCCTCGCGCAGCGGTTCGTCGCGGGTGAGGCCCTCCGCCTCGGGGACCACCGCGGCGGGATCGCCCAGCCGCAATCCCGCCGCAATACGCAGTTCACGGGCGACCAACCGCAACTCGTCGAGCCGCGCGATCTCGGCCGCCGCCCACGGCTCGTCGGCGAACTCGGCGAACGCCGGCCCCTGCCACAGCGCCAGCGCCGCACCCAGCCGGTCGCGGGCGTCGCGGGGGTCTGCGAGCGTGCGAGTCTCCTCGACGAACTCCTCGAAACGCCAAGCGTCCACCGCTTCCGGCGGTAACCGTAGTGCGTAGCCGGGTGGGGTGCTCACCAGCAGCCGGGCCGGAGTGCGTGGCATGCGACCG
This genomic window contains:
- a CDS encoding NADP-dependent oxidoreductase, with protein sequence MSTPTFRAAVVRTPSGPDSIEIIDIPLTEPGPGEVRVAVAATPVNPTDLGVVGGFFHELGMINQPSHTGLGWDFAGTVHAVGPGVNLSVGTRVAGVVLGFDRDFGTYAEQLVVPAADLAVVPDGLDLVTASTVPLSGLSAAQIVDLIGEAPTDGNRLLVTGAAGAIGANVAALAPDRGWRVTGLAREADEQFVRSLGADFVTSAGIGWDAVVDTTPRQVCGLTPVRDGGTFAGVRPNIVPAAERGITVHTLMAQSDGPRLGQLLAHAASGRLPTRVHAVMPLARTADAHRAMAEGGTRGRYVLEP
- a CDS encoding BTAD domain-containing putative transcriptional regulator, encoding MPAARTIGRVMVLIRVLGSFAAEDRDGPVPLGGPRQRGVLALLVAARGQVVSVDRLVEDLWRGEPPGRARTSLQAYVSNLRRLLEPGRMPRTPARLLVSTPPGYALRLPPEAVDAWRFEEFVEETRTLADPRDARDRLGAALALWQGPAFAEFADEPWAAAEIARLDELRLVARELRIAAGLRLGDPAAVVPEAEGLTRDEPLREEGWRMLALALWGSGRRADSLAVLRRAGATFADELGLDPGPDLVELEAAILAQRTDILRAAVPPTSVRYPRPEVLPIDSPPKSAGSGAHAIAERACDATKTPGKQSDSTAAELRSVESSNGGPRAGAFVGRDRELAALMAAAEEAAADGVRVVLVTGDAGLGKSTVLEHFGARLGQHGWLMAAGRCPELDSAPPAWAWVEALRAVAASYRSGEPPGELAPLLCDSASGTGDATAGRFRLRRALWNWLTAAAEARPIALILDDLHCADGTTLDLLGGGVGVRAPILIVAAYRGDESERLTDTLGSLARAAPLRLDLPGLPAEAVAELVRAECAADDATVAGIAERTGGNPFYVRESARLLHGEGALVALSEVPDGVRDVLRRRLARLPESGVSVLRLAAVAGRESSVDVLVRAADTDEDGVLNALDAGVIAGLLDEPGPGRVRFVHTLVRDTLVTDVSRIRTTRMHARIAAALEGSGDIAALAHHYARAGSPKAVGYCVRAAELAEARYAHDVAASLLTDAATFSGDPDEHVDLLGRLLRAQVRAGSFAAARDTRKQAVEYADSIGREDLMIAAFTAWTEPTPWQARPYGTVDHPIVERLARLLERPGLASGTRSHLLIAYAHELVGEDDPTVVAAGKEALELAADPRLRAAALLILARASGREEYSRELVEIGVEHDLPVYRVTGLLDQAANAAAANDPATMRRVTEEALDLARTYRMPEAIGAAEIALATLVLIEGRFADAERRYAEATGRMERAGSVHAAGFLRLARAAIWIGDGTLGDHLDDVRAFHKALGPMVADLLTLALHAAGRGDEARRSDAAPAPIRSDFFFTFLTSLRALATIAANDRDAAEQIYADLLPHRDGPPAGAETVSLALRPVAHTLGELALFLGRHDEAAAHFTRAAAIADRWHAPRWSADARAYADQALGSPGSP